The window AGTAGAGTACCTAAGAGAAAATGTAAAAATGCATGACAGAATAGAACTTTCATACAACAGGATTTATGCTGAAGGTGAGATCATAAACGTTGACTTTTCAGAATATTTCGGCAAACCTGGATTCAAATTGATGATTTCCCTTGATGAAAGTGAACTGGGTGCTACAATAGAAGTAGATGTACTGGAAGTCCAGGATGACATTATTGAATTTATCCATTATCCAAAAGATGGTGAAAGTGTTGAGGTAGATGTAGTTTAACTACAGTCTATCCATTTTTTCAAATTTAACTAATTTTTCAACGGCCTTAATTTCAAGGTCTATTCCCTGTTCTTTAATTGCACCGATTGAGTTCAGACCACCGCCGGTGATGACTCCAAAATTATAGTTGTCAACCTTGGAGTTGTATACAAGTTCCCTTGGTTTACCTATTTTATATATTGAAAATCCTATGTTGTT is drawn from uncultured Methanobrevibacter sp. and contains these coding sequences:
- a CDS encoding DUF2097 domain-containing protein, translating into MKTLELTTPQAVEYLRENVKMHDRIELSYNRIYAEGEIINVDFSEYFGKPGFKLMISLDESELGATIEVDVLEVQDDIIEFIHYPKDGESVEVDVV